The Dioscorea cayenensis subsp. rotundata cultivar TDr96_F1 chromosome 19, TDr96_F1_v2_PseudoChromosome.rev07_lg8_w22 25.fasta, whole genome shotgun sequence genome includes a window with the following:
- the LOC120283648 gene encoding uncharacterized protein At1g65710-like isoform X2 gives MGCCFSKRSSPSPPLPAPNPISIDVSHVKHVVEKKEKEEKEKEVVVVAQSQQGFEVKEQVVTTVEKKKAEPVVVVVEEKRPLPLRTSSCTKEEVDAILIQCGRLSRSSSGKTSNEIGGGGRKYSGSKRSYDFDEERRKGGGREEEEEEEEEKPVSRPSPRRRTPGRERSGSRERDKRVSRSPGRRSECPASGSSGGFNGGDRVKQPGKMVSVPPLEKGVVVFANKRSASPGSRCSMGNNGRTSNENAHSSQPQSLSRSSSKKAEQSPYRRNPMTEIDDNSLRRDQPGFRSKGMKLREGEEVVRKPIQAQTQRNGGDVSNCIKDCVRDQLMSCRGKEQQQEQRKEGVEEKGASNSIVEIPGTITRTRSSRRSSRDLDHNPMTYASLLLEDIQNYHQQNNTTAFSLPPCVSKACSILEAVADLNSSFSDNKSYIDGDQQSNNDNGNGKRVLLAREPFVESEIQVKDDLMEPSLHKYVTVRELGVELEPQESAGSNSFIGHTWSSPLEPNSVDSKDQSWSTSRSTNYKEVKEAEFSPVSYNCNNNNNSQSGKQQKTISDARERRSRGGSSNLSNASRKRELQSSGKVSARVSGLHSAANS, from the exons ATGGGCTGCTGTTTCAGCAAGAGGAGTAgcccttctcctcctcttccagCTCCCAATCCCATTTCCATTGATGTCTCTCATGTCAAGCATGtggtggagaagaaggagaaggaggagaaggagaaggaggtagTGGTTGTAGCTCAAAGCCAGCAAGGTTTTGAGGTAAAGGAACAAGTAGTCACTActgtggagaagaagaaagcagaaccagtggtggtggtggtggaggagaagAGACCATTGCCATTGAGGACTTCAAGCTGTACTAAAGAAGAGGTTGATGCCATTTTGATTCAATGTGGGAGGCTTAGCAGGAGTTCATCTGGGAAAACATCTAATGAAATTGGAGGAGGTGGTAGGAAGTACTCTGGATCAAAGAGAAGTTATGATTTTGATGAGGAGAGGAGGAAAGGGGGAggaagagaggaggaggaggaagaagaagaggagaagccTGTTTCTAGGCCTTCTCCGAGGAGGAGAACTCCGGGGAGGGAGAGGTCTGGGAGTCGAGAGAGAGATAAGAGAGTTAGTCGGTCTCCGGGGAGACGTTCAGAGTGTCCGGCTTCTGGTTCTTCAGGTGGATTTAATGGTGGTGATAGAGTGAAGCAGCCAGGGAAAATGGTTTCTGTTCCTCCTCTTGAAAAAGGTGTTGTGGTTTTTGCTAATAAACGGAGTGCGTCGCCGGGCTCTCGTTGTTCGATGGGGAACAATGGAAGAACATCCAATGAGAATGCTCATTCTTCTCAGCCTCAGTCTTTGAGTAGGAGCTCTTCGAAAAAGGCAGAGCAATCACCTTATCGGAGAAACCCGATGACTGAAATCGATGATAATTCTCTTCGGAGAGATCAGCCTGGATTTAGGAGCAAAGGGATGAAGCTTAGAGAAGGGGAAGAGGTTGTGAGAAAGCCAATTCAAGCACAAACACAG AGAAATGGTGGAGATGTATCAAATTGTATCAAGGATTGTGTTAGAGACCAGCTGATGAGTTGCAGAGGCAAAGAGCAGCAACAAGAGCAAAGAAAAGAAGGTGTCGAAGAGAAAGGGGCATCAAATAGCATTGTCGAGATACCTGGAACCATAACAAGAACAAGATCATCAAGGAGGTCTTCAAGAGATCTAGACCACAACCCAATGACATATGCTTCATTGTTGCTTGAAGATATCCAGAATTATCACCAGCAAAACAACACCACTGCATTCTCTCTTCCTCCTTGTGTCTCCAAAGCTTGTTCCATACTTGAAGCAGTGGCTGATCTCAACTCATCCTTCTCTGATAACAAGAGTTATATTGATGGAGACCAGCAGTCTAACAATGACAATGGCAATGGAAAGAGAGTTTTGTTGGCAAGAGAACCATTTGTGGAGTCTGAAATACAAGTTAAGGATGATCTAATGGAGCCAAGTCTCCATAAGTATGTTACAGTGAGGGAGTTAGGAGTGGAACTGGAACCACAAGAGTCAGCAGGAAGCAATAGTTTTATTGGCCACACTTGGTCTTCTCCATTGGAGCCAAATTCAGTTGATTCTAAGGACCAGAGCTGGAGTACTTCAAGATCTACTAACTACAAAGAGGTAAAGGAAGCGGAGTTCAGTCCTGTTAGTTACAACtgcaacaacaataacaactcTCAGTCTGGGAAACAGCAAAAGACGATATCAGATGCTAGGGAAAGGCGGTCGAGGGGTGGTTCGAGTAACTTATCTAATGCTTCGAGGAAGCGAGAGCTTCAAAGTAGTGGTAAGGTTAGTGCAAGAGTATCTGGTCTTCATTCTGCTG CTAATTCTTGA
- the LOC120283648 gene encoding uncharacterized protein At1g65710-like isoform X1: MGCCFSKRSSPSPPLPAPNPISIDVSHVKHVVEKKEKEEKEKEVVVVAQSQQGFEVKEQVVTTVEKKKAEPVVVVVEEKRPLPLRTSSCTKEEVDAILIQCGRLSRSSSGKTSNEIGGGGRKYSGSKRSYDFDEERRKGGGREEEEEEEEEKPVSRPSPRRRTPGRERSGSRERDKRVSRSPGRRSECPASGSSGGFNGGDRVKQPGKMVSVPPLEKGVVVFANKRSASPGSRCSMGNNGRTSNENAHSSQPQSLSRSSSKKAEQSPYRRNPMTEIDDNSLRRDQPGFRSKGMKLREGEEVVRKPIQAQTQRNGGDVSNCIKDCVRDQLMSCRGKEQQQEQRKEGVEEKGASNSIVEIPGTITRTRSSRRSSRDLDHNPMTYASLLLEDIQNYHQQNNTTAFSLPPCVSKACSILEAVADLNSSFSDNKSYIDGDQQSNNDNGNGKRVLLAREPFVESEIQVKDDLMEPSLHKYVTVRELGVELEPQESAGSNSFIGHTWSSPLEPNSVDSKDQSWSTSRSTNYKEVKEAEFSPVSYNCNNNNNSQSGKQQKTISDARERRSRGGSSNLSNASRKRELQSSGKVSARVSGLHSADSAATAATAAANS; this comes from the exons ATGGGCTGCTGTTTCAGCAAGAGGAGTAgcccttctcctcctcttccagCTCCCAATCCCATTTCCATTGATGTCTCTCATGTCAAGCATGtggtggagaagaaggagaaggaggagaaggagaaggaggtagTGGTTGTAGCTCAAAGCCAGCAAGGTTTTGAGGTAAAGGAACAAGTAGTCACTActgtggagaagaagaaagcagaaccagtggtggtggtggtggaggagaagAGACCATTGCCATTGAGGACTTCAAGCTGTACTAAAGAAGAGGTTGATGCCATTTTGATTCAATGTGGGAGGCTTAGCAGGAGTTCATCTGGGAAAACATCTAATGAAATTGGAGGAGGTGGTAGGAAGTACTCTGGATCAAAGAGAAGTTATGATTTTGATGAGGAGAGGAGGAAAGGGGGAggaagagaggaggaggaggaagaagaagaggagaagccTGTTTCTAGGCCTTCTCCGAGGAGGAGAACTCCGGGGAGGGAGAGGTCTGGGAGTCGAGAGAGAGATAAGAGAGTTAGTCGGTCTCCGGGGAGACGTTCAGAGTGTCCGGCTTCTGGTTCTTCAGGTGGATTTAATGGTGGTGATAGAGTGAAGCAGCCAGGGAAAATGGTTTCTGTTCCTCCTCTTGAAAAAGGTGTTGTGGTTTTTGCTAATAAACGGAGTGCGTCGCCGGGCTCTCGTTGTTCGATGGGGAACAATGGAAGAACATCCAATGAGAATGCTCATTCTTCTCAGCCTCAGTCTTTGAGTAGGAGCTCTTCGAAAAAGGCAGAGCAATCACCTTATCGGAGAAACCCGATGACTGAAATCGATGATAATTCTCTTCGGAGAGATCAGCCTGGATTTAGGAGCAAAGGGATGAAGCTTAGAGAAGGGGAAGAGGTTGTGAGAAAGCCAATTCAAGCACAAACACAG AGAAATGGTGGAGATGTATCAAATTGTATCAAGGATTGTGTTAGAGACCAGCTGATGAGTTGCAGAGGCAAAGAGCAGCAACAAGAGCAAAGAAAAGAAGGTGTCGAAGAGAAAGGGGCATCAAATAGCATTGTCGAGATACCTGGAACCATAACAAGAACAAGATCATCAAGGAGGTCTTCAAGAGATCTAGACCACAACCCAATGACATATGCTTCATTGTTGCTTGAAGATATCCAGAATTATCACCAGCAAAACAACACCACTGCATTCTCTCTTCCTCCTTGTGTCTCCAAAGCTTGTTCCATACTTGAAGCAGTGGCTGATCTCAACTCATCCTTCTCTGATAACAAGAGTTATATTGATGGAGACCAGCAGTCTAACAATGACAATGGCAATGGAAAGAGAGTTTTGTTGGCAAGAGAACCATTTGTGGAGTCTGAAATACAAGTTAAGGATGATCTAATGGAGCCAAGTCTCCATAAGTATGTTACAGTGAGGGAGTTAGGAGTGGAACTGGAACCACAAGAGTCAGCAGGAAGCAATAGTTTTATTGGCCACACTTGGTCTTCTCCATTGGAGCCAAATTCAGTTGATTCTAAGGACCAGAGCTGGAGTACTTCAAGATCTACTAACTACAAAGAGGTAAAGGAAGCGGAGTTCAGTCCTGTTAGTTACAACtgcaacaacaataacaactcTCAGTCTGGGAAACAGCAAAAGACGATATCAGATGCTAGGGAAAGGCGGTCGAGGGGTGGTTCGAGTAACTTATCTAATGCTTCGAGGAAGCGAGAGCTTCAAAGTAGTGGTAAGGTTAGTGCAAGAGTATCTGGTCTTCATTCTGCTGATtctgctgctactgctgctaCTGCTGCAGCTAATTCTTGA
- the LOC120249980 gene encoding nucleolar complex protein 2 homolog isoform X2, with protein MGTNRKRRRNMVDDEVLEDSSTIMSDAEGSVGSDLMEEEANFSTKVKAKEHKEELHRLQEKDPEFYQYLKDFDKELLDFNDEEFDDDEGIDVEDAEHPSDDIQKPLAKAITSEMIDTWCKAVKDGKLGGVRSMLRAFRTACHYGDDGEKDSSQLNIISSSVFNKIMVFVLNEMDGVLRGLLKAPGSGGKKETILELTSTPLWKKHGNLMRIYLGNALHILNQMTDEQMISFTLKRVKASAVFLAAFPSLLRKYIKVSLHTWGTGRGALPVVSFLLLRDLCVRISTDCLDTCLKGVYKAYVLNCKLSKSASRSNLQHIYFLGNCITELYGIDPPSAYQHAFVFIRQLATILRGAVTERGPKAVKDKKKGKKQQESSKSTKKPSDKAYQKVFDWQFICCLELWTSVICAYNSEADFRPLAYPLTQIISGVACLVPTARYFPVRIRCIKMLNRLAAATGTFIPVSSLLLDMLEMKELNSPTTGGIGKAVNFLGVKQLDKTTLKTRAFQEACVFSIVEELTEHLAQWSYSVAFFELSFIPLVRLRNFCKSTKVDKFRREIKELIREIEANLNFTNSKRMNIEFSPDDPAVESFLKIEKESGSSPLSTYAANIRLKAQQRSDAMAESSVIVGAESSVFGSRKTQNEDDDDEDDDDDDDEEEGDVEEGAAVFSSSWMPEKKPKIKEEKSKPSKKRQHDEDHDDGGVADSDEDIVEDLVLSSDDDDDDDDDDDDDGSDSPAEEDRNGSKKMLKHEKNKQTASKSRRRHKPRHKKRKKGAKP; from the exons ATGGGCACAAATCGGAAGAGACGTCGCAACATG GTAGATGATGAGGTTTTGGAGGATTCCAGTACAATCATGTCTGATGCTGAGGGCTCAG TTGGGAGCGATCTCATGGAGGAAGAGGCTAATTTTTCCACTAAAGTTAAGGCTAAAGAGCACAAGGAGGAGTTACATAGGCTTCAGGAAAAG GACCCTGAGTTTTATCAGTATTTGAAGGATTTTGATAAGGAACTTCTAGATTTCAATGACGAAGAATTTGAT GATGATGAAGGAATTGATGTGGAAGATGCAGAACATCCATCAGATGATATACAGAAGCCACTAGCCAAGGCTATTACATCTGAAATGATTGACACCTGGTGCAAGGCTGTGAAAGATGGAAAGCTTGGTGGAGTTCGTTCGATGCTGCGAGCTTTCAGGACTGCATGCCATTATGGTGATGATGGTGAAAAGGATTCTTCGCAATTGAATATTATATCCAGCTctgtatttaataaaataatggtGTTTGTCTTAAATGAGATGGATGGAGTTCTCCGTGGGTTGCTGAAGGCCCCAGGTTCTGGTGGAAAGAAGGAAACAATTTTAGAACTAACCAGCACTCCATTGTGGAAAAAGCATGGAAACTTGATGAGGATATATCTTGGCAATGCTCTTCATATATTAAACCAAATGACAGATGAGCAAATGATCTCATTCACCTTGAAACGGGTCAAGGCATCAGCTGTCTTTTTGGCTGCATTCCCCAGTCTTTTGAGGAAGTACATTAAG GTTTCACTTCACACCTGGGGGACTGGCAGAGGTGCCCTTCCAGTTGTTTCATTTCTTCTGCTGAGAGACTTGTGTGTTCGCATTAGTACAGATTGCCTTGATACATGTCTTAAAGGCGTGTACAAGGCTTATGttttaaattgtaaattatCCAAATCTGCAAGCAGATCAAATTTGCagcatatttattttcttgggAACTGTATCACTGAGCTATACGGTATCGATCCGCCTAGTGCATATCAGCATGCGTTTGTCTTTATTCGCCAATTAGCAACCATTTTACGTGGTGCAGTTACAGAAAGGGGGCCCAAG GCGGTGAAGGacaaaaagaaagggaaaaaacaGCAAGAAAGTAGCAAGAGTACAAAGAAACCAAGTGAT AAAGCATATCAGAAAGTGTTTGATTGGCAGTTCATTTGCTGCCTTGAGCTTTGGACTAGTGTCATCTGTGCGTACAATTCAGAAGCTGATTTTAGGCCTCTTGCATACCCACTTACTCAGATCATTTCTGGAGTGGCTTGCTTGGTTCCCACAGCACGTTATTTCCCAGTTAGGATACGATGCATAAAAATGCTCAATCGTTTAGCTGCAGCCACAGGCACCTTTATTCCTGTGTCTTCACTCTTACTGGATATGTTGGAAATGAAAGAATTGAATAGTCCTACTACTGGAGGCATTGGCAAAGCAGTCAATTTCCTTGGTGTTAAACAG TTGGACAAGACCACATTAAAGACACGAGCATTTCAGGAGGCATGTGTATTCTCTATAGTTGAAGAACTCACTGAACATTTAGCTCAGTGGAGCTACTCTGTAGCCTTTTTTGAGCTGTCATTTATCCCACTAGTTCGGCTTCGCAACTTTTGTAAATCCACAAAAGTTGATAAATTTCGAAGAGAAATAAAGGAGCTCATACGGGAG ATTGAGGCCAATTTGAACTTCACAAATTCAAAGCGCATGAATATTGAGTTCTCTCCTGATGATCCTGCTGTAGAATCATTCCTCAAG ATTGAGAAAGAGTCAGGGTCAAGCCCGCTCTCAACATATGCTGCTAATATACGACTTAAAGCACAACAGAGGAGTGATGCAATGGCAGAATCCAG TGTTATTGTGGGAGCAGAATCTTCTGTATTTGGCAGTAGAAAGACTCAGAATGAAGACGACgacgatgaagatgatgatgatgatgatgatgaagaagaaggggaTGTTGAAGAGGGTGCTGCTGTTTTTAGTTCATCTTGGATGCCTGAAAAGAAACCCAA GATTAAAGAGGAAAAATCTAAACCTTCAAAGAAGAGGCAGCATGACGAGGATCatgatgatggtggtgttgCAGATTCAGATGAGGATATAGTGGAGGATCTAGTGCTCAGttcagatgatgatgatgatgatgatgatgatgatgatgatgatggcagTGATTCTCCTGCTGAAGAGGACAGAAATGGCTCAAAGAAAATGCTAAAACACgagaaaaataagcaaacagCGAGCAAGTCGAGAAGAAGACACAAGCCACGGCATAAGAAGAGGAAAAAAGGTGCAAAACCTTGA
- the LOC120249980 gene encoding nucleolar complex protein 2 homolog isoform X1, with translation MGTNRKRRRNMKVDDEVLEDSSTIMSDAEGSVGSDLMEEEANFSTKVKAKEHKEELHRLQEKDPEFYQYLKDFDKELLDFNDEEFDDDEGIDVEDAEHPSDDIQKPLAKAITSEMIDTWCKAVKDGKLGGVRSMLRAFRTACHYGDDGEKDSSQLNIISSSVFNKIMVFVLNEMDGVLRGLLKAPGSGGKKETILELTSTPLWKKHGNLMRIYLGNALHILNQMTDEQMISFTLKRVKASAVFLAAFPSLLRKYIKVSLHTWGTGRGALPVVSFLLLRDLCVRISTDCLDTCLKGVYKAYVLNCKLSKSASRSNLQHIYFLGNCITELYGIDPPSAYQHAFVFIRQLATILRGAVTERGPKAVKDKKKGKKQQESSKSTKKPSDKAYQKVFDWQFICCLELWTSVICAYNSEADFRPLAYPLTQIISGVACLVPTARYFPVRIRCIKMLNRLAAATGTFIPVSSLLLDMLEMKELNSPTTGGIGKAVNFLGVKQLDKTTLKTRAFQEACVFSIVEELTEHLAQWSYSVAFFELSFIPLVRLRNFCKSTKVDKFRREIKELIREIEANLNFTNSKRMNIEFSPDDPAVESFLKIEKESGSSPLSTYAANIRLKAQQRSDAMAESSVIVGAESSVFGSRKTQNEDDDDEDDDDDDDEEEGDVEEGAAVFSSSWMPEKKPKIKEEKSKPSKKRQHDEDHDDGGVADSDEDIVEDLVLSSDDDDDDDDDDDDDGSDSPAEEDRNGSKKMLKHEKNKQTASKSRRRHKPRHKKRKKGAKP, from the exons ATGGGCACAAATCGGAAGAGACGTCGCAACATG AAGGTAGATGATGAGGTTTTGGAGGATTCCAGTACAATCATGTCTGATGCTGAGGGCTCAG TTGGGAGCGATCTCATGGAGGAAGAGGCTAATTTTTCCACTAAAGTTAAGGCTAAAGAGCACAAGGAGGAGTTACATAGGCTTCAGGAAAAG GACCCTGAGTTTTATCAGTATTTGAAGGATTTTGATAAGGAACTTCTAGATTTCAATGACGAAGAATTTGAT GATGATGAAGGAATTGATGTGGAAGATGCAGAACATCCATCAGATGATATACAGAAGCCACTAGCCAAGGCTATTACATCTGAAATGATTGACACCTGGTGCAAGGCTGTGAAAGATGGAAAGCTTGGTGGAGTTCGTTCGATGCTGCGAGCTTTCAGGACTGCATGCCATTATGGTGATGATGGTGAAAAGGATTCTTCGCAATTGAATATTATATCCAGCTctgtatttaataaaataatggtGTTTGTCTTAAATGAGATGGATGGAGTTCTCCGTGGGTTGCTGAAGGCCCCAGGTTCTGGTGGAAAGAAGGAAACAATTTTAGAACTAACCAGCACTCCATTGTGGAAAAAGCATGGAAACTTGATGAGGATATATCTTGGCAATGCTCTTCATATATTAAACCAAATGACAGATGAGCAAATGATCTCATTCACCTTGAAACGGGTCAAGGCATCAGCTGTCTTTTTGGCTGCATTCCCCAGTCTTTTGAGGAAGTACATTAAG GTTTCACTTCACACCTGGGGGACTGGCAGAGGTGCCCTTCCAGTTGTTTCATTTCTTCTGCTGAGAGACTTGTGTGTTCGCATTAGTACAGATTGCCTTGATACATGTCTTAAAGGCGTGTACAAGGCTTATGttttaaattgtaaattatCCAAATCTGCAAGCAGATCAAATTTGCagcatatttattttcttgggAACTGTATCACTGAGCTATACGGTATCGATCCGCCTAGTGCATATCAGCATGCGTTTGTCTTTATTCGCCAATTAGCAACCATTTTACGTGGTGCAGTTACAGAAAGGGGGCCCAAG GCGGTGAAGGacaaaaagaaagggaaaaaacaGCAAGAAAGTAGCAAGAGTACAAAGAAACCAAGTGAT AAAGCATATCAGAAAGTGTTTGATTGGCAGTTCATTTGCTGCCTTGAGCTTTGGACTAGTGTCATCTGTGCGTACAATTCAGAAGCTGATTTTAGGCCTCTTGCATACCCACTTACTCAGATCATTTCTGGAGTGGCTTGCTTGGTTCCCACAGCACGTTATTTCCCAGTTAGGATACGATGCATAAAAATGCTCAATCGTTTAGCTGCAGCCACAGGCACCTTTATTCCTGTGTCTTCACTCTTACTGGATATGTTGGAAATGAAAGAATTGAATAGTCCTACTACTGGAGGCATTGGCAAAGCAGTCAATTTCCTTGGTGTTAAACAG TTGGACAAGACCACATTAAAGACACGAGCATTTCAGGAGGCATGTGTATTCTCTATAGTTGAAGAACTCACTGAACATTTAGCTCAGTGGAGCTACTCTGTAGCCTTTTTTGAGCTGTCATTTATCCCACTAGTTCGGCTTCGCAACTTTTGTAAATCCACAAAAGTTGATAAATTTCGAAGAGAAATAAAGGAGCTCATACGGGAG ATTGAGGCCAATTTGAACTTCACAAATTCAAAGCGCATGAATATTGAGTTCTCTCCTGATGATCCTGCTGTAGAATCATTCCTCAAG ATTGAGAAAGAGTCAGGGTCAAGCCCGCTCTCAACATATGCTGCTAATATACGACTTAAAGCACAACAGAGGAGTGATGCAATGGCAGAATCCAG TGTTATTGTGGGAGCAGAATCTTCTGTATTTGGCAGTAGAAAGACTCAGAATGAAGACGACgacgatgaagatgatgatgatgatgatgatgaagaagaaggggaTGTTGAAGAGGGTGCTGCTGTTTTTAGTTCATCTTGGATGCCTGAAAAGAAACCCAA GATTAAAGAGGAAAAATCTAAACCTTCAAAGAAGAGGCAGCATGACGAGGATCatgatgatggtggtgttgCAGATTCAGATGAGGATATAGTGGAGGATCTAGTGCTCAGttcagatgatgatgatgatgatgatgatgatgatgatgatgatggcagTGATTCTCCTGCTGAAGAGGACAGAAATGGCTCAAAGAAAATGCTAAAACACgagaaaaataagcaaacagCGAGCAAGTCGAGAAGAAGACACAAGCCACGGCATAAGAAGAGGAAAAAAGGTGCAAAACCTTGA